ctgggactggtgctatttaacaatgggaacaatgagtgtggtggttaaatttgcagacgactcaaaactattcaaagttgttaaaacgcatgcagattgtgaaaaatttcaggaagcccttaggaaattggaagactgggcatccaatagctgatatttaatgtggacaaatgcaaagcgaagcacattgggaagaatagtccaaatcatAGTTAGTTTGATGCTAGATTCCACCCTAGGAGTCTGCACCCAACaagaagatctaggtgtcatggaTAATACgccaaaatcttctgcccagtgtatggcagtggctaaaaaagcaaacagaatgctaggaattattaggaaagggatagaaaattagATCTCACCTtgcatattgtgtgcaattctggttgccctatcttaaagatatagcagaattagaaaaggttcaaagaagggtgaccaaaatgattaaagggatggaacgcgtcttatatgaggaaaggctgaagaggttaggacttttcacgctggaaaagagacagctgagaggggatatgatagaggtctgcaaaatcctgagtggtgtagaatgggtacacgtaaatccattttttacacttaaagaaaagttcaaagactagggaacattcaaggaagttacatggtactattttaaaacaggaggaaatattttttcagtcaatgagtagttaagctctggaactcatttgccagaggatgtgccattagtatatctgggtttaaaaaaaggtttaaacaagttcctggaggaaatgttcatagtctgctattaagataggcatgggaaaagccattgcttgtccgtgggatcagtagcatgaatcttgctgctgtttgggattttgtcaggtacttgcaagctgaattggccactgttggaaacaggatactgggctaggtggactattggtctgacccattatgactGTTGATATGTTCTTAAGCCACAACTGTTGGCATTTCCTGGCCTGAAAATAGTAGGGGATAAAGTTGATGTGTTAAAGCTTTAAGACCCCAAAAAGAGTttgtctgatattcagcactatgtaACTGACCAGGAACgactcctggctgattaaatagtaCTTACTTGGCTatctgcagatattcagtgggagatagctggttacctCCTGCTAAATATTTGAAGTTGGCACTTATCGGATAACCAGCTATATggcaaatattcagcacatcactggctaagtttggcagccaaattgagccactgaaatagcaggcctatctttggccattttAAGGTTAaccagtcagcactgaatatcaagtttaaaccagatattcagtgctggtcaccagaaacgacctggcattgaatatctgggctcagcaccaactgcgggaggcagcccggctaactcctgtggcTTTTGACTTTTAATTTAGAACATTGGAATTACTTAGGGAGTGACTAGTTCTCCAGAGGAGCCCGTAGCTTAGATTTAGTATATTATTCAGGCTTAGACAAGAGGAATTACAGTATTAATACATCCTTGGTCATATCTGTGAAGGGTCAGGCCAAAATGTTGTCTGTTTTTGAAGTAATAGAGTGTTTCTTATTGAAACATTCACTCAGAAGCTTCAAAAAATAGATTTTGGAGTTTAGACTTCATCTTTGGATGCCAAGGGTGTTACTTTGTCAGGTGGTTAGCACTTGGTATGCCCCAGTTTGAGAAAAACAGATGAGGTTGGTTAAGTATTCACCTTAGTATAATAAGGTAATGAAGTGCCACATGCACCATAAAGAGCAGAGGTGTCATAAGTCCCACTCCAACCCTAACCTTATCAATTTTAGCTGATCTACTGAAGAATGACTATAGGCTATTGTATAGTACTTACATTACATCAGTTAGGTTGCATAAGTAGTATGGGTTGGGATACATGGTGTCTGTCCTGAGGTGGTAGAATTCTAGAGTAGGGTGGTCAGGCTATTAGAGAGATGTAGGGGTTGAGATTGATTGTGATACCAATCTCTTAACCTTCCCACCAGAAGGAGTAGATGGGAACTGGGTACAATTTGCAACAAATTGCCTTTTGGcattttggtatgaaattgctcGCTATTTGGGGGGGGAATATTATTTTTCACAGTCACAAACAGTACAGAGGGTTTGGCATATTTATTTGATGAATAAGATTATTGTATATAGGCAAAATAAACTCAATTTTATGGGATTTGTGAGCCTTTTGAGACATGGTCCAAGGCCATATTGAAGAATGATActcttatttactactactactactactatttatcatttctatagcgctacaaggcatacgcagcgctgtatttCCTTTATTAAAGGGAAGGGGTTATTAAAGAaccgaagaaagaaaaaaaattcttgggGTTATTTTATATTAAAGTTTGTTACATTTGTCAGTGGGATGGCATTTGGGAGTTGGCAGGATCTATGGCTGGTAATTGAGAAGACTGTtctgtgtggagtttttttttttttttttttttaattcatcagTAAAGAAaagtttaaattaaaaataataattctaAGATTTAAAAAATTAGTCCAAAacactttcttcctttttttctgtagGCTATAGATGGTTCCATGCTTACAATTAGTTTAGGAGAGTGGATGGAGTTACCTGGGTTGAAGTTCAAGGACTGGATTGCTGGTAAGCGAAGGTAAGACTTCAAAAATCAAAGCTAACAGAACTGTGAAAGATACAGAAAATAGACTTACTGAGAATGGTGGTCAGACTACTTCCAGTGGGAGATTTCCacctattttttgtttttttgttacatttgtaccccgcgctttcccactcatggcaggctcaatgtggcttacatggggcaatggagggttaagtgacttgcccagaatcacaaggagctgcctgtgcctgaagtgggaattgaactcacttcctcagttccccaggaccaaagtccaccaccctaaccactaggccactcctccgctcaagAGGAGACAAGAGTATGTCCTTTCTGGCAAGAAATGATATTGCCATCCCAACAGATCCTCATTGCAAATTCTGACCTAAGCCGAACCCATAATCTGGCCAATGGACCAAAACGCGTTCCCAACATTTTTATAGACAGACATACAATGACAATAAAAAGTCAGCACTCCTATCCAGTGAAACATTACCAACAAGTTCAATAACGTACAAGCCGAGACTCAGAATATGCGTTCTAAATACAAAATAATAGAATCTAACATCAAAATGTGTTCATtgttctcccttctccacccaccctcccttcacctcccctccccctttcccatacTTGGGTGGAGATGACACCTGCATTAGATGAAGAATATTTTCTTTATCACTTTTCGAACAAAAGCAATTTTATAACATATAAATATCTAAAACAAATTACACTAGAAATGaaaagggaaggaggaaaattcAAGCAGTGCCTACAAGCTCACATTTTTATTgctaaataaaatgtaaaacagGCCTCAAAAAAACTTCTGAACAGATACCTCTtgtctgaaaaagaaaaactggataGAGGAAGCCAGTGATGCAAAATAAGAATGGTGGGTAATATCAAGCTACATTTGGGAAAAGATGGAATTAAGAGAAATGAGACTTGAGATGGTACTGACACAACAATGTAAAAAAATGTACATGGCATATGTTTTGCAGGGATCAGaaacttgagagccaagtaaactccttaataaagaaaatgttctactcaatgtggaaacttaaacaactaaagcctttcttcctgagagaaatttttcgaaacctaatacaatcaatggtcctaagtcatacagattactgcaacagaatctgcgtgggatgcaaagatcaactcacaaaaaaactccagaccgcccaaaacacagcagccaggctgatatttggtaaaacgcgattcgaaagtgccaaacccctccaagaaaagctgcactggctccctatcaaagaaaggatcaccttcaaaatctgcaccctggtccacaaaattatttacagcatagtcccaggatacacgatagacctcatagatctaccaaccagaaacagaatccgatcatcacgatcatacctaaacctacactaccctaattgcaaaggacttaaatacaaaacaacgcatcctacttctcctacataagtgcacaactatggaatgcactcccaaaagctgtgaaaacaatccatcaccatttaaacttcaggaaatcactaaaaaccaacctcttcaaaaaggcttaccccaccgacccaccgtaaatccccaaacccagcaacacagcataaccaatgatcttagtggacaatatacaatctacatGCCCTTCGACCCTCttgttgcctgatacacacctacctcatcagatCAGAacacaacctgtatttgttatcaaccgaatcggcgaatgccattacggtactttgtaagccacattgagcctgcaaataggtgggaaaatgtggggtacaaatgtaacaaataacacaTGGAAGATTATATTTTCATGCCTACATGTTTTCTTTTATACAGAAGCTGGGGCAGAAGTCCACAAATACGAGCTTCAAAGGGGAAGTGTGTACTTTTTATTTTGAAACTTGGTATAAAGTTCACTGGTAAAAGTACCCACAGACTTGGTTCCAAATAGGACAAGGACAGGATCAGAGTAGAGTCCAACATTTTGGTTTGGAAAGTAAAATATGGGCAGTATTGTACAGTAAAAGAATGTAGGTTACACGGGGCTGAATGATTTTAAACAATAGAAGTTCGGCATAGATCTGCCAAAATAGTAAATCTTATATATTCCAGCTTTTGTATTTTTCTAACTagaattaataaataaaactgaCTTTCTCTAGTAAAATATTACACTAGTTACTGTATTCCTAATCTGTTTAGTGTGAGTATAGTAAAGAACATTTTAAAGTGGTGCATTGAATTGAATAAGATGAGAAGTTGTAGTATTTTTCCCCCTGTGATGGTATTAACATCTAATAGTTTTGCTGTttctttcagaaataaaaaatgtGACAGAGCAATGCCAGAGGAAATTGCTTCATACTATAAACAGTATGTAAAAGTCATGGGTCTCCAGAGAAACTTTATAGAAAACACATATATTACATCTGTTTCAAGACTTTACCGAGACCAGGAGGAAGATGAAAACCATGAAAACGAATTTGCTTCAGCACAGGAGCTGCAAATTGAAAATGAAAGTGAATGGGCAGCATTGACCAAGAGAAACTGGGAAGTCTGTGGTTATCAGAAAACAACTGATGGTTCTCATATTCCATTCTGTATTTTTGCTGAGAATGTAGCTCTTGCAACAGGAACCTTTGATTCCCCTGCTCGCTTGGAAGCTGAAGGAGAAGACTTGCCTTTTGTCCATCACTCTGTGCGTGACCTTGAAGGTGCCATTAGTAAAGGAAAGTTGAGTGGCAAAGTTGATCCTGTGTTGATTGTAGGGGCTGGACTTACTGCAGCCGATGCAGTGCTATGTGCTTACAACAATAATATACCTGTAATTCATGTATTTCGTAAAAAGGCCAATGATCCAAGCTTAATTTTCAAGCAACTTCCTAAAACACTTTACCCTGAATACCACAAGATATATCATATGATGTGTACTCAATCACATACAGTAATCTGTACTCTACATCCTGTTTACACCAGCTTTCCTGAGCACCGTGTGCTCTCTTTTAAATCAGACATGAAATGTGTCCTACAGAGTGCCTCTGGACTAAAGAACGTTTTCAAAATCTCCATGGCCTTAGTATTAATAGGTTCGCACCCTAATCTGTTCTTTCTGAAGGAGCAAGGACAAAGCATAGGTCATAACCCAAGTCGGCCAATTACATGTAAGGGTAATCCAGTTGAGATT
This genomic interval from Microcaecilia unicolor chromosome 1, aMicUni1.1, whole genome shotgun sequence contains the following:
- the OSGIN2 gene encoding oxidative stress-induced growth inhibitor 2 isoform X2: MGCVCLTSGRPCFRCNVCTGGERGLESEGQRLSSLAFSLNNSLGRTETMPLEETALPGEPPLTVPIVIIGNGPSGICLSYVLSGYRPYLSPEAVHPNPILHSKLEEARHLSILDQDLEYLSEGLEGRSSNPVAVLFDTLLHPNVDFGYNYPSVLQWKLEQQHYIPHIVLGKGPPGGAWHAIDGSMLTISLGEWMELPGLKFKDWIAGKRRNKKCDRAMPEEIASYYKQYVKVMGLQRNFIENTYITSVSRLYRDQEEDENHENEFASAQELQIENESEWAALTKRNWEVCGYQKTTDGSHIPFCIFAENVALATGTFDSPARLEAEGEDLPFVHHSVRDLEGAISKGKLSGKVDPVLIVGAGLTAADAVLCAYNNNIPVIHVFRKKANDPSLIFKQLPKTLYPEYHKIYHMMCTQSHTVICTLHPVYTSFPEHRVLSFKSDMKCVLQSASGLKNVFKISMALVLIGSHPNLFFLKEQGQSIGHNPSRPITCKGNPVEINAYTYEATKEPNLFALGPLVGDNFIRFLKGGALAITRCLEMRQKKKKHAIVEGGGDGVA
- the OSGIN2 gene encoding oxidative stress-induced growth inhibitor 2 isoform X1, with the protein product MPLGFPPLAVGCCRQTLVTPATAVVGADTCGSREGVCPVRCSDPNRGLESEGQRLSSLAFSLNNSLGRTETMPLEETALPGEPPLTVPIVIIGNGPSGICLSYVLSGYRPYLSPEAVHPNPILHSKLEEARHLSILDQDLEYLSEGLEGRSSNPVAVLFDTLLHPNVDFGYNYPSVLQWKLEQQHYIPHIVLGKGPPGGAWHAIDGSMLTISLGEWMELPGLKFKDWIAGKRRNKKCDRAMPEEIASYYKQYVKVMGLQRNFIENTYITSVSRLYRDQEEDENHENEFASAQELQIENESEWAALTKRNWEVCGYQKTTDGSHIPFCIFAENVALATGTFDSPARLEAEGEDLPFVHHSVRDLEGAISKGKLSGKVDPVLIVGAGLTAADAVLCAYNNNIPVIHVFRKKANDPSLIFKQLPKTLYPEYHKIYHMMCTQSHTVICTLHPVYTSFPEHRVLSFKSDMKCVLQSASGLKNVFKISMALVLIGSHPNLFFLKEQGQSIGHNPSRPITCKGNPVEINAYTYEATKEPNLFALGPLVGDNFIRFLKGGALAITRCLEMRQKKKKHAIVEGGGDGVA